Proteins from one Desulfitobacterium chlororespirans DSM 11544 genomic window:
- a CDS encoding sigma-70 family RNA polymerase sigma factor, which produces MKTKDNYIGRLKNRDEDALEFIMDEYFPLVKGIVRQVLLPIGSRELTEECISDVFLAVWHHAQKFKGEGEEEFRKWLCAIAKYKAIDFYRRERKNLEVPASDREGIDLFPPQESAEEQVLFMENAKEMNKLLNSFSATDRNIFIMKFFWGMPSEEISRKLGLTKSAVDNRIYRSKKQLVNGVLSLGEGGY; this is translated from the coding sequence ATGAAGACCAAGGACAATTACATAGGGCGCTTGAAAAATAGAGATGAAGATGCTCTGGAATTCATTATGGATGAATACTTCCCTTTAGTGAAGGGGATTGTCCGTCAAGTCCTGCTTCCTATCGGCAGCCGGGAACTGACGGAGGAATGCATCAGTGATGTGTTTCTTGCTGTTTGGCATCATGCCCAAAAGTTCAAGGGAGAAGGAGAAGAGGAGTTTCGCAAGTGGCTTTGCGCTATCGCTAAATACAAAGCCATAGATTTTTACCGCCGGGAAAGAAAAAACCTGGAAGTTCCTGCTTCCGATCGTGAAGGAATTGACCTGTTTCCGCCTCAAGAATCGGCGGAAGAGCAGGTGCTTTTTATGGAGAATGCCAAGGAAATGAATAAACTGCTGAACTCTTTCTCTGCTACAGATCGCAATATATTCATCATGAAATTCTTTTGGGGGATGCCCTCGGAAGAGATCTCCAGAAAACTGGGATTGACCAAATCAGCTGTGGATAATCGTATCTACAGGAGCAAAAAACAACTGGTAAACGGTGTCTTGAGCTTGGGAGAAGGGGGATATTGA
- a CDS encoding DUF4179 domain-containing protein translates to MKDLYDFFNEIDIDLNEFAEAEVDELEKSRVKQRVREGIAASGQPGGLKKRSKSKAMVAVAAALVMTVGLSGFGLVFPAYAREVPVIGDIFRFLDDGRTGVYDLYTEKALDINMVKADNGIEVTLNQGIYDGRTLSFTYTIKTEKDFGERPYLNSRVEVDFAQASTGSAQLKRVSPGVYVGQSNYTFFSEEEVREAISFRWRISGMTNMEESTETGDYPKTDCKLNFSVSLNALDYTVVKIDDNQTQAQNVAISLNRLSLTPINTLLYYSEIVPNNLSHAVQMDWEIKDDLGNVYEYEGNGGQGKVGDQTTEMENIITFKRLDPKAKTLLITPTLKLVHSQGGGMAFDANGKETPLVYEGLPEGVDAGEWTMNPIRVDLSTVN, encoded by the coding sequence ATGAAGGATCTTTACGATTTTTTTAATGAGATAGACATTGATTTAAATGAGTTTGCAGAGGCGGAGGTGGATGAGTTGGAAAAGTCGAGAGTTAAACAAAGGGTGAGAGAAGGTATCGCCGCAAGCGGTCAGCCGGGCGGGCTGAAGAAACGGAGCAAAAGCAAGGCGATGGTGGCTGTTGCCGCCGCTCTGGTCATGACCGTTGGACTCTCCGGGTTTGGCCTGGTCTTTCCCGCTTATGCCAGGGAAGTCCCTGTCATCGGTGATATTTTCCGGTTTTTAGATGACGGACGTACGGGAGTTTATGATTTATATACGGAAAAAGCCTTGGACATCAATATGGTCAAGGCGGATAATGGCATTGAAGTGACCTTGAATCAAGGGATTTACGACGGCAGAACCTTATCCTTCACCTATACCATCAAGACGGAAAAGGATTTTGGGGAAAGACCTTATTTGAACAGCAGGGTCGAGGTCGATTTTGCCCAGGCTTCCACTGGCAGCGCCCAATTAAAACGGGTCAGCCCTGGCGTCTATGTGGGGCAAAGCAACTATACCTTTTTCAGTGAGGAGGAAGTCCGGGAGGCGATTTCCTTCCGCTGGAGGATTTCCGGGATGACGAATATGGAGGAAAGCACAGAAACAGGAGACTATCCAAAGACAGATTGCAAGCTGAACTTCAGCGTATCCTTAAATGCTCTGGATTATACCGTGGTCAAGATTGATGACAATCAGACTCAGGCTCAGAATGTGGCCATCAGTCTAAATCGCCTCTCCCTAACCCCTATCAATACCCTTCTCTACTACTCTGAAATAGTCCCTAATAATCTCTCCCATGCAGTGCAGATGGATTGGGAAATTAAGGATGATTTGGGCAATGTCTATGAGTATGAAGGAAATGGGGGGCAGGGCAAAGTCGGTGATCAAACCACGGAGATGGAAAATATCATCACCTTTAAACGTCTTGATCCTAAGGCGAAAACCCTGTTGATCACACCGACCTTGAAGCTGGTTCATAGCCAGGGCGGCGGTATGGCATTCGATGCAAACGGAAAGGAAACCCCGCTTGTCTATGAAGGGCTGCCGGAAGGGGTCGATGCCGGGGAGTGGACCATGAACCCGATTAGGGTAGACCTCAGTACCGTGAACTAA
- a CDS encoding HlyD family secretion protein — translation MQKRPINFGFLFIGLLGFILTASGCSSPSGLVLTGIAETSIYAHYSEVSGKISQLNVELGQAVKAGDILAVLDDSNERYALEQLEQALAKKQAVLAELTAGADPEEVKQRQNNVALAEIASANAQLTQGRTKKDYEDAQVLQEAGAMAQSELDKIKYQADLAEAAVSTAAIQLDNARRQLALIQKGTSQEKIDAAQADLALTEVQIRQTKDNLSKYTLHALQDGTVISRNYLPGNMISPGFNLVDIASETEKHLVAYLPKESLPKISHGQTVAIRWGEKEYEGTVSFIDVKAQYTPKDMQTSANKNKESMKIKVNLTPEIPLKIGEKAEIIIPQ, via the coding sequence ATGCAAAAAAGACCCATAAACTTCGGCTTCTTATTCATAGGCCTGCTTGGATTCATCTTAACCGCATCCGGCTGTTCTTCCCCATCCGGCCTGGTCTTGACCGGCATCGCGGAGACGAGCATCTACGCCCATTACAGCGAAGTATCCGGGAAAATCAGTCAACTGAATGTAGAGCTTGGCCAGGCAGTCAAAGCCGGTGACATTCTGGCGGTGCTGGATGACAGCAATGAGCGGTATGCTCTGGAGCAATTGGAGCAAGCCCTGGCCAAAAAACAGGCGGTTTTGGCTGAATTGACGGCAGGAGCGGACCCTGAGGAAGTGAAGCAGCGCCAGAATAACGTCGCTTTAGCGGAAATAGCCTCTGCCAATGCTCAGCTGACCCAAGGCCGGACCAAAAAGGATTATGAAGATGCTCAGGTTCTGCAGGAAGCCGGCGCTATGGCTCAGTCCGAACTGGATAAAATCAAATACCAGGCGGATTTAGCCGAAGCTGCGGTATCCACGGCCGCCATCCAATTGGATAATGCCCGCCGGCAATTAGCCTTAATCCAGAAAGGCACCTCCCAGGAAAAAATAGACGCGGCTCAGGCCGATCTGGCTTTGACGGAAGTGCAAATCCGCCAGACCAAAGATAATTTAAGCAAATATACCCTGCACGCTCTTCAGGACGGAACGGTGATCAGCAGGAATTATCTGCCCGGAAATATGATCTCTCCCGGATTTAATCTCGTCGATATCGCTTCCGAAACAGAGAAACACCTGGTAGCTTATCTGCCCAAGGAATCTCTGCCGAAAATAAGCCACGGACAAACGGTCGCCATCCGCTGGGGAGAGAAGGAATATGAAGGAACCGTCAGCTTTATCGATGTGAAGGCCCAGTATACCCCCAAAGACATGCAGACCTCTGCCAATAAGAATAAGGAAAGCATGAAGATCAAAGTTAACCTGACTCCCGAAATCCCCTTAAAAATTGGCGAAAAAGCGGAGATCATCATTCCCCAGTGA
- a CDS encoding HD-GYP domain-containing protein, with protein MEEETVITTVNTSSNKDKTSPDSKDCALEKLNLKLSASVIAQHGYRVSRLCESMGRQLGLREMALRELSMAGLFHDLGKIAISRAILEKAGKLTEEEYREIQRHSEIGSQILSSVKGMEKVAEYVLYHHERWDGQGYPRQLQGKEIPLYSRVIGLADAYDAMTNNRSYRKALSKKAAIQELLWHSGTQFDPDLVGEFIKIL; from the coding sequence GTGGAAGAGGAAACTGTGATCACAACTGTCAACACAAGTTCCAATAAGGACAAAACTTCGCCGGACTCCAAAGACTGTGCTCTGGAGAAGCTTAACCTGAAGCTCTCGGCAAGCGTCATTGCCCAGCACGGCTACCGGGTTTCCCGGCTTTGTGAAAGCATGGGCAGGCAATTAGGCTTAAGGGAAATGGCTCTCAGGGAACTCAGTATGGCGGGACTCTTTCATGATCTGGGCAAGATAGCTATCAGCAGAGCTATTCTTGAAAAAGCCGGCAAGCTGACTGAAGAGGAATATAGGGAGATACAACGCCACTCGGAAATAGGGTCCCAAATCCTCAGTTCGGTCAAAGGAATGGAAAAAGTGGCGGAGTATGTGCTTTATCATCACGAGCGCTGGGACGGACAGGGCTATCCCCGGCAGCTTCAGGGGAAGGAGATTCCGCTGTACTCCCGGGTGATTGGCTTGGCTGATGCTTATGATGCCATGACAAACAACCGGAGCTATCGCAAGGCCTTATCCAAAAAAGCGGCTATTCAGGAGTTGCTATGGCATTCAGGGACCCAATTTGATCCGGATCTGGTGGGGGAATTCATTAAGATACTGTAG
- a CDS encoding methyl-accepting chemotaxis protein has product MQKFRNLKTATKLNSLTMFMAVFLGLVGLVGIYSAHNLAASVENMYQNNLLPVKWVNGARGQTRAVEALTLEVFMAQDQIKQQEILQEMEERVAEVDTLLADYSKADMDAHEREQFTKLMDILQIYRTERNKAIDMATAGNQDEAFRYFSANAASQVDAVNDLLKDLADYNAQLADEEEIKSKATAAMTTKIMVGITLAAIVLALGIGRFIARLIANPLIQVEGTVREIAQGNLTVEKMAIDSEDEVGRLAAGINAMTENLRLLIENITHTAEQVAASSEELTASAEQSASATNSIAATITEVAAGAARQEAAVDDAASIVEEMSAGIQQVAATTNSVSRSAELTANAAGQGDKAVNAAVSQMKNIEKTVAGTAQVVTQLGERSKEIGQIVDAISGIAAQTNLLALNAAIEAARAGEQGRGFAVVAEEVRKLAEQSQEAAKQIADLIAEIQKETLSAVKAMNEGTHEVKIGSEVVNTAGEAFAEIVGLIGDVSTQVREISAAIQQMASGSQQIVDSVRDIDRVSKEASGQTQTVSAATEEQSASIEEVAASSEELAKMAEELQRAVRKFRI; this is encoded by the coding sequence ATGCAAAAATTTCGCAATTTGAAAACGGCCACAAAACTGAATAGCTTGACAATGTTCATGGCTGTATTTCTCGGCCTTGTCGGCTTGGTGGGGATCTATTCCGCCCATAACCTGGCCGCTTCGGTGGAAAATATGTACCAGAATAATCTGCTCCCCGTCAAATGGGTGAATGGGGCCCGGGGACAAACCAGAGCGGTAGAGGCTCTGACCCTTGAAGTATTTATGGCTCAGGATCAAATCAAGCAGCAGGAGATTCTGCAGGAGATGGAGGAGCGGGTCGCGGAAGTGGATACTCTTCTTGCTGATTACAGCAAAGCAGATATGGATGCCCATGAGCGGGAACAGTTCACGAAGCTGATGGATATCCTGCAGATCTACCGTACGGAAAGGAATAAAGCCATCGATATGGCAACAGCGGGAAACCAGGATGAGGCGTTTAGGTATTTTTCTGCCAATGCGGCAAGCCAGGTTGATGCTGTGAATGATCTTTTAAAGGATCTTGCCGATTATAACGCCCAGCTTGCCGATGAGGAAGAGATAAAAAGCAAGGCAACGGCAGCCATGACCACTAAAATTATGGTGGGCATAACGTTGGCTGCCATAGTCTTGGCTTTAGGTATCGGCCGGTTCATCGCCAGGCTGATTGCTAATCCCCTGATTCAAGTGGAAGGCACCGTTCGGGAAATCGCCCAGGGGAACCTGACCGTGGAAAAAATGGCGATAGATTCTGAAGATGAGGTGGGCCGGCTGGCTGCGGGGATCAATGCTATGACGGAAAATTTGCGGCTTTTAATTGAAAACATAACCCACACAGCGGAGCAAGTAGCCGCTTCGTCAGAGGAACTGACAGCCAGTGCCGAGCAGTCCGCCTCGGCTACCAATTCGATTGCCGCAACCATTACCGAAGTAGCGGCAGGAGCGGCCAGACAGGAAGCAGCCGTTGATGATGCGGCGTCGATTGTGGAAGAGATGTCGGCCGGCATTCAACAGGTTGCAGCTACGACCAACAGTGTCTCAAGATCTGCCGAGCTGACAGCCAATGCGGCCGGTCAAGGAGACAAGGCGGTAAACGCGGCTGTGAGTCAGATGAAAAACATCGAAAAAACGGTAGCAGGCACGGCCCAGGTCGTTACCCAATTAGGGGAGCGATCGAAAGAAATCGGTCAGATTGTGGATGCTATCTCCGGAATTGCCGCCCAAACCAATCTGCTGGCCCTCAATGCGGCGATCGAGGCGGCTCGTGCCGGTGAGCAGGGCAGAGGGTTCGCTGTCGTTGCCGAGGAAGTACGCAAGCTGGCCGAGCAATCCCAGGAAGCGGCTAAGCAGATTGCCGATCTGATTGCAGAGATCCAGAAGGAGACCCTTAGTGCTGTGAAGGCTATGAATGAGGGTACCCATGAAGTGAAGATCGGCTCGGAAGTGGTCAACACTGCCGGAGAGGCCTTTGCCGAGATTGTCGGCCTGATCGGCGACGTTTCCACTCAGGTCAGGGAAATCTCCGCAGCAATTCAGCAGATGGCTTCCGGAAGTCAGCAAATTGTGGATTCGGTACGGGATATCGACCGCGTCAGCAAGGAAGCATCCGGTCAGACGCAGACCGTTTCAGCTGCCACCGAAGAACAGTCCGCATCCATAGAGGAAGTAGCGGCATCCAGTGAGGAACTGGCTAAAATGGCGGAGGAGCTGCAGCGTGCGGTCAGGAAGTTCAGGATATAG